The proteins below are encoded in one region of Akkermansiaceae bacterium:
- a CDS encoding PD-(D/E)XK nuclease family protein — translation MLAQGSLNFEQEPVPIREFLGWDTPLLEAVAQWLLSDGNRKELASTMVVVPTSNSGRRLRMALSADCGVLSPHVVPPSRLFEVDNAATRQESLWAWVQVIRQLDMADFPHLFPNHEPGATASFSAALAVARQLVTLRDMLADGDASFQDAQFHSPEKERWEELEKIENRMLQYIRTWGLSDAVLAKRGKAKSPDVPPGVTRIVVACVPDPTLLAARALQSLLAKGLPVTVLIHAPESEKDAFDPWGVPLPGVWAKRSIDIPDWQQRLHVVDSSTEAAGVCVRVLGEEKTASGDVALALCDPTFAPALDQVFADASWPLYNPEGLSLSDSGILSLLRVMRELTGRGRPFEALRELVRLPGAELFLPDRTQRYRAAKLMDGLYVNHLPETLADALFLASDAEKPVLESVISHLDRLVSGKLTEVLRGWLSQWLAAADADVAAAVEPGLAEALEALERLETIGEAPAAQDVFEMLAESVQSARVSVERAATVLDLQGWLEISYDPAPHLILAGMHEECVPDGSADDLFVPDSLREKLGLRDSHGRFARDAYLLQAALKSRARGGRVDAVVARFNDAGEARKPARLLMRQSGQELAAIVRHLFAESKSDQSTGGAWQRDWTLKLPEFENLYASKPLKPLSPSAIRNYLDCPFRFFLKHIVKMETFESGKREMNAMEFGKLCHAVVEAFGRDASMVDSTKAEEINAYFSTLLDDIMKRQHGSQINLPLMVQLESARERLRAFASVQAADRAEGWSIVATEFRVEPENLPWSIAGHPMRMTIDRIDRHEDGKRWRVWDYKTSGKAKNPEETHQVPWKESENRPMLGDLLPPKRKNGSERRWADVQLPLYAAFVQQHYKTDDLPQVGYVNLPRAVNDVAFSPWVGFDQPVLDHALSWAEAAIEKIRAGEFFQAAVYPSNMREWDDFEQLAPDGLAKAFGL, via the coding sequence ATGCTCGCACAGGGGTCATTGAATTTCGAGCAGGAGCCAGTGCCCATACGGGAGTTTCTCGGCTGGGATACCCCTCTGCTCGAAGCGGTGGCGCAATGGCTGTTGTCAGACGGCAACCGCAAGGAGCTGGCATCCACCATGGTGGTTGTGCCGACCTCGAACAGCGGTAGACGTCTCCGCATGGCTCTCTCGGCCGACTGCGGCGTGCTCTCGCCTCATGTCGTGCCGCCCAGCCGACTGTTTGAAGTGGATAATGCGGCAACTCGACAAGAAAGTCTCTGGGCATGGGTGCAGGTGATCCGACAGCTCGATATGGCGGATTTCCCCCATCTGTTTCCCAACCATGAGCCTGGTGCTACCGCAAGTTTCAGTGCCGCTCTTGCCGTGGCGAGGCAATTGGTCACCCTGCGTGACATGCTTGCCGATGGTGATGCCTCGTTTCAAGACGCTCAGTTTCACAGTCCGGAAAAAGAACGCTGGGAGGAGTTGGAAAAAATTGAAAACCGGATGCTTCAATACATCAGGACATGGGGTCTGAGTGACGCGGTCCTGGCCAAGCGGGGTAAGGCCAAGTCACCCGATGTGCCACCGGGGGTGACGCGTATTGTTGTAGCCTGCGTGCCTGATCCCACATTGTTGGCGGCCCGAGCACTACAAAGTCTGTTAGCCAAGGGGCTGCCGGTTACGGTATTGATCCATGCGCCTGAATCAGAAAAGGATGCCTTTGATCCATGGGGCGTTCCCTTGCCCGGCGTGTGGGCAAAACGATCAATCGATATTCCCGACTGGCAGCAGCGACTCCACGTCGTCGATTCCTCAACCGAGGCGGCCGGTGTGTGTGTCAGGGTGCTCGGCGAGGAAAAAACGGCGTCAGGCGATGTGGCTCTTGCCCTGTGCGACCCCACCTTTGCTCCGGCTCTCGACCAGGTGTTCGCTGATGCATCATGGCCTCTCTATAATCCCGAGGGACTGAGCCTGTCCGACTCCGGTATCCTGTCGCTGTTACGGGTGATGCGTGAGCTGACTGGGCGGGGCAGGCCCTTTGAGGCACTCCGTGAGCTTGTCAGGCTCCCGGGGGCCGAATTGTTTTTACCCGATCGCACCCAGCGTTACCGGGCTGCGAAGTTAATGGATGGTTTGTATGTGAATCATCTCCCCGAGACTTTAGCCGATGCCCTGTTCCTTGCGTCTGATGCGGAAAAACCGGTCCTTGAGTCGGTCATTTCCCATCTTGACCGACTGGTCTCCGGTAAGCTGACCGAGGTTCTCCGTGGCTGGCTGAGCCAATGGCTGGCGGCGGCGGATGCTGATGTTGCGGCAGCGGTCGAACCGGGTTTGGCAGAGGCACTGGAAGCCTTGGAACGCTTGGAAACGATCGGGGAGGCTCCCGCTGCGCAGGATGTTTTCGAGATGCTTGCCGAGAGTGTGCAATCCGCAAGAGTCTCCGTAGAACGCGCCGCTACCGTACTCGACCTTCAAGGGTGGTTAGAGATTTCCTATGACCCGGCGCCTCACCTGATTCTAGCAGGAATGCACGAGGAGTGTGTTCCCGATGGTTCGGCGGATGATCTTTTTGTCCCCGACTCATTGCGAGAAAAGCTGGGCCTTCGCGACTCACATGGCCGGTTTGCCCGTGATGCCTATCTCTTGCAAGCTGCTCTGAAGTCGCGAGCCAGGGGGGGGCGGGTCGATGCCGTGGTCGCACGCTTCAACGATGCCGGGGAGGCTCGAAAACCCGCACGCCTGTTGATGAGGCAGAGTGGCCAGGAGCTTGCCGCCATCGTGCGACATCTTTTTGCTGAATCAAAATCGGACCAATCGACCGGTGGAGCCTGGCAACGTGACTGGACGCTAAAGCTGCCTGAATTTGAAAACCTCTATGCGTCCAAGCCACTAAAACCTCTGTCTCCTTCCGCCATCCGGAATTACCTCGACTGCCCGTTCCGGTTTTTCCTCAAGCATATTGTCAAAATGGAGACATTCGAGTCGGGTAAACGCGAAATGAATGCCATGGAGTTTGGCAAGCTCTGTCATGCCGTGGTTGAGGCATTTGGCCGTGATGCCAGTATGGTCGATTCCACGAAGGCTGAAGAAATCAACGCCTACTTCAGCACACTTCTGGATGACATCATGAAACGGCAGCACGGCAGCCAGATCAACCTGCCCCTGATGGTTCAACTCGAAAGCGCACGCGAACGCTTGCGTGCCTTTGCTTCTGTCCAGGCGGCTGACCGGGCGGAGGGCTGGAGCATCGTGGCAACTGAATTTCGCGTGGAGCCGGAGAATCTTCCATGGTCTATCGCGGGCCACCCGATGCGTATGACCATCGACCGCATCGACCGCCATGAGGATGGCAAACGCTGGCGCGTATGGGATTACAAAACATCGGGCAAGGCAAAGAATCCCGAGGAGACTCACCAAGTGCCATGGAAGGAATCAGAAAACAGACCCATGCTTGGTGATTTGCTTCCACCGAAACGTAAAAATGGAAGCGAACGAAGATGGGCCGATGTCCAATTACCCCTCTACGCCGCCTTTGTGCAGCAGCATTATAAAACGGATGACCTGCCCCAGGTCGGTTATGTCAATTTGCCACGAGCCGTCAACGATGTGGCGTTTTCCCCATGGGTTGGATTTGACCAGCCTGTTCTTGATCACGCCCTGAGCTGGGCCGAGGCGGCGATTGAGAAGATCAGGGCAGGGGAGTTTTTCCAGGCCGCGGTATATCCATCGAACATGCGTGAGTGGGACGACTTCGAACAGCTCGCGCCTGACGGCCTTGCCAAGGCTTTTGGGCTTTAG